In the genome of candidate division KSB1 bacterium, one region contains:
- a CDS encoding glycosyltransferase family 2 protein translates to MKKSLSIFFPVYNDWATIGSLVAQAITTAEKLTDDYEIILVNDGSRQMTVDVLNHLEKTYDKVRVVHHEKNRGYGGALRTGFKECKKDLIFYTDGDAQYDVTELTKLFERMNGKVDIVNGWKIKRSDPFYRVIIGKFYHYFTKWLFGFKIRDVDCDFRLMKREIFDNIELESDSGLICVEMIKKMTDAGYVFDEVGVTHHFRPSGKSEFFNFKRIFRVGVDMMKLWWKIQVKKQYARPAKKIQSAAAKPAPSIAEPDRQSNIVTNQAA, encoded by the coding sequence ACGATTGGAAGTTTAGTCGCCCAAGCGATCACAACGGCTGAGAAGTTGACAGATGATTATGAAATCATATTGGTGAATGATGGCAGCCGGCAGATGACGGTGGATGTGTTGAACCACTTGGAAAAGACCTACGATAAGGTCCGAGTGGTTCATCATGAGAAGAACCGTGGATATGGTGGTGCACTGCGGACTGGATTTAAGGAATGCAAAAAGGACCTAATTTTTTACACCGATGGGGATGCGCAATATGATGTCACAGAGCTGACAAAGCTATTTGAGCGAATGAACGGTAAGGTCGATATTGTCAACGGATGGAAGATCAAACGTTCAGACCCGTTTTATCGGGTGATTATCGGGAAGTTCTATCATTATTTCACCAAATGGCTGTTCGGGTTTAAGATTCGAGATGTGGACTGTGATTTTCGGTTGATGAAGCGCGAGATCTTCGATAATATTGAATTGGAATCGGATAGCGGCTTAATCTGCGTCGAGATGATCAAAAAGATGACCGATGCTGGTTATGTATTTGACGAGGTGGGGGTGACGCATCATTTTCGACCCAGCGGAAAGTCGGAATTTTTCAATTTCAAACGGATTTTTCGCGTTGGCGTGGATATGATGAAATTGTGGTGGAAGATCCAGGTCAAGAAACAATATGCTCGCCCTGCAAAAAAAATTCAAAGCGCCGCTGCAAAGCCAGCACCATCAATCGCTGAGCCAGATCGACAAAGCA